In Pseudomonadota bacterium, a single window of DNA contains:
- a CDS encoding TonB-dependent receptor, whose amino-acid sequence MPSSDSPRSAPSPAAGKTALSLAVATALAAQMATAQAPQEPTEELTVIGTRFQNSLVTRLDVPEEELASTLDELNEQTLEDLNFLRLEETFLTLPNVVTNGTNFAGGNFFINVRGFFADYLINNRPVQIFRGSGLDRSAVETIEVLKGPTSIVFGPVGPGGIVNQVLKTPKLEDDYSVDMIGNTFGSFRVELDLNEGALFGQDWLRGRLTAAYSDEDHPSGDVSREAWTIRPVIEADIGSATSVQAAVYYRDLEGGFEPYFPLNVDLTVPEEITTGTFIGSATNTLNNEYVYAEAQVVHDFLDNLKLTVRGSYLDTQGDQAYGNGFYRYSYYDDYNPDYQFNGIPFDDRTGNRYGFVRANEEEQVYLDVQLAGSFDLFGQKHDALLGFTYSDRESFNTNFLTEDLGIVDLTDPSTFIGPAITLELPEDADGFNNQDELTSVYAEVYLRPHERITVPFGFRWDEVEESRATSRLATPEVRTESDTTIKTGINASITDSVRVFYSYAESFVPQAQLSRTGFLNPERGRAHEVGVKYRGPRGLSVDASVFEITREDLAVFDPTNEPGEGFFVAAGEQQSTGFEVSASGNVTDTISLSVNFGYNDVEITEEIFGNIGQVSLIPEYNGSAYINYNSLSTGFRGSIGVRFTGDVPLRSPTVFDPDRDLGFVDGYAIADLMLGYRFNDSWDVQLNVFNALDNEYLQAFGFGFGAGGGFTFGQPLNAQLQVRWTY is encoded by the coding sequence ATGCCCAGCTCTGATAGCCCGCGCAGTGCGCCGAGTCCAGCGGCGGGCAAAACCGCCCTGTCCCTGGCCGTGGCCACGGCCCTAGCCGCCCAAATGGCCACCGCCCAGGCCCCACAGGAACCTACCGAAGAGCTTACGGTGATCGGCACCCGCTTCCAGAACTCCCTCGTCACCCGCCTGGACGTGCCCGAGGAGGAGCTGGCGTCCACGCTCGATGAGCTGAACGAGCAGACCCTCGAGGATCTCAACTTCCTGCGCTTGGAAGAGACCTTCCTCACCCTGCCGAACGTGGTGACCAACGGCACCAACTTCGCCGGCGGCAACTTCTTCATCAACGTGCGCGGCTTCTTCGCCGACTACCTGATCAACAACCGCCCGGTGCAGATCTTCCGCGGCTCGGGCCTGGACCGCTCGGCGGTGGAGACGATCGAGGTCCTGAAGGGCCCCACGTCCATCGTGTTCGGCCCCGTAGGGCCCGGGGGTATCGTCAACCAGGTCCTGAAGACGCCGAAGCTGGAGGATGACTACTCGGTCGACATGATCGGCAACACCTTCGGCTCCTTCCGCGTAGAGCTGGACTTGAACGAAGGTGCGCTGTTTGGCCAGGACTGGTTGCGCGGGCGTTTGACTGCGGCGTACTCGGACGAGGACCACCCCTCCGGCGATGTGAGCCGCGAGGCCTGGACGATCCGTCCGGTGATCGAGGCGGACATTGGCAGCGCCACGAGCGTTCAGGCCGCCGTGTACTACCGGGACCTCGAGGGAGGCTTCGAGCCGTACTTCCCCCTCAACGTCGATCTTACCGTTCCCGAAGAGATCACCACCGGCACCTTCATCGGCTCGGCGACTAACACCCTCAACAACGAGTACGTGTACGCCGAGGCGCAGGTGGTGCACGACTTCCTCGACAACCTCAAGCTCACGGTGCGCGGTAGCTACCTCGATACCCAGGGCGATCAGGCCTACGGCAACGGTTTCTACCGCTATAGCTACTACGACGATTACAACCCGGACTACCAGTTCAACGGCATCCCCTTCGACGATCGCACCGGCAATCGCTACGGGTTCGTCCGCGCCAACGAGGAGGAGCAGGTGTACCTGGACGTGCAGCTTGCCGGCTCCTTCGATCTGTTTGGCCAGAAGCACGATGCGCTCCTCGGCTTCACCTATTCGGACCGTGAATCCTTCAACACCAACTTCCTCACGGAAGATCTGGGCATCGTCGACCTCACCGACCCCTCCACCTTCATCGGCCCGGCGATCACCCTCGAGCTGCCCGAAGACGCCGATGGGTTCAACAATCAGGACGAGCTGACCTCCGTCTACGCCGAGGTGTACTTGAGGCCCCACGAGCGCATCACCGTACCCTTCGGCTTCCGTTGGGATGAGGTGGAGGAGTCGCGTGCCACTTCTCGCCTCGCCACACCGGAGGTACGCACGGAGAGCGACACCACAATCAAAACGGGCATCAACGCCAGCATCACCGACTCCGTGCGCGTCTTCTACAGCTACGCTGAGTCCTTCGTGCCCCAGGCTCAACTCTCGCGCACGGGTTTCCTCAACCCCGAGCGCGGTCGGGCGCACGAGGTAGGCGTGAAGTACCGCGGCCCGCGCGGCCTGTCTGTCGATGCCTCCGTGTTCGAGATCACGCGCGAGGACCTGGCCGTCTTCGATCCCACCAACGAGCCGGGCGAGGGCTTCTTCGTCGCCGCCGGCGAGCAGCAGAGCACGGGCTTTGAGGTCAGCGCCAGCGGCAACGTGACCGACACGATCTCGCTCAGCGTGAACTTCGGCTACAACGACGTGGAGATCACCGAGGAGATCTTCGGCAACATCGGTCAGGTGTCGCTGATCCCCGAGTACAACGGCAGCGCGTACATCAACTACAACTCGCTCAGCACAGGCTTTCGCGGCTCCATCGGCGTGCGCTTCACGGGCGATGTGCCCCTGCGCTCGCCGACGGTGTTCGATCCGGACCGCGATCTCGGCTTCGTCGACGGCTATGCCATCGCCGATCTGATGCTAGGCTACCGATTCAACGATTCTTGGGATGTACAACTGAACGTGTTCAACGCCCTGGACAACGAGTACCTGCAGGCGTTTGGCTTTGGCTTCGGGGCTGGCGGTGGCTTCACCTTTGGCCAGCCCCTGAACGCCCAGTTGCAGGTGCGGTGGACTTATTGA
- a CDS encoding PepSY-associated TM helix domain-containing protein translates to MSKRQPGFRDSMEWLHTWTGVVVGALLFTIFWMGTLSVFDKEIDRWMMPQMRGSAAPVPAPSAIDVDGALEALAAVPSELPIEGIYLALPTARTPVMTGYVSYAAVQEGAAAQSDEESEDEEQYIARIIEPSTGEFLGEPDSHAGTGFFFPFHFRLHIPGNLGYWLVGFAALSMLTMLISGVIIHRKIFVDFFTFRPRKHVRRSTLDLHNVTGVLLLPFTFMFALSGLIIFAGWYASLPWQFARDLAGDDTVALYDHADHYAHYEQKALGEPGELTAIAPLIAQAEAIWTERYGTSARADGLNIQHAGDANALVAVRRTFPERRVEMGQDIVYFQGVTGEQLADFTPSPVFHARQWLEGLHFVQFRHVALRWFYFAAGLGACVMIGTGFLFWSASRRATRAGKADPVKVRVVDSLSVGTVAGIILASAAYLVFNRLLAIFGGPEGHARADLEALVFFIVWIGTFVHAAVRGRPAWGEQAWVIGALAVAAPVLNWLTTADNPVSAALTGHWAILAMDLVLIAFGATAIATARRLTRPAVSTGSSRQAPDAIPVPGDSPGLAAK, encoded by the coding sequence GTGAGCAAGCGCCAGCCCGGCTTTCGAGACTCCATGGAGTGGCTCCACACCTGGACCGGTGTGGTGGTCGGCGCCCTGCTGTTCACGATCTTCTGGATGGGCACGCTCTCCGTGTTCGACAAGGAAATCGACCGCTGGATGATGCCACAGATGCGCGGCTCAGCCGCGCCTGTGCCCGCGCCGAGCGCCATCGATGTGGACGGTGCCCTCGAGGCCCTGGCCGCCGTGCCCTCGGAGTTGCCGATCGAGGGCATTTACCTCGCCCTGCCCACAGCACGCACGCCAGTGATGACCGGATACGTCAGCTACGCTGCGGTTCAGGAGGGCGCGGCCGCACAGAGCGACGAGGAAAGCGAGGACGAGGAGCAGTACATCGCCCGCATCATCGAACCGAGCACCGGTGAGTTCCTCGGCGAGCCAGACTCCCACGCGGGCACCGGCTTCTTCTTCCCCTTCCACTTCCGCCTGCACATCCCCGGCAATCTGGGCTATTGGCTGGTCGGCTTCGCCGCCCTCAGCATGCTGACCATGCTGATCTCCGGCGTCATCATCCATCGCAAGATCTTCGTCGACTTCTTCACCTTCCGCCCGCGCAAGCACGTGCGTCGCTCAACGCTCGACCTGCACAACGTCACGGGCGTGCTCCTGCTGCCGTTCACCTTCATGTTCGCCCTCTCAGGACTGATCATCTTCGCCGGCTGGTACGCCTCCTTGCCGTGGCAGTTCGCACGTGACCTTGCCGGCGACGACACGGTCGCCCTGTACGATCACGCCGACCACTACGCCCACTACGAGCAGAAGGCGCTCGGCGAGCCGGGGGAGCTCACCGCGATTGCGCCGCTGATCGCCCAGGCCGAGGCGATTTGGACCGAGCGGTACGGGACATCCGCCCGCGCCGACGGCCTCAACATTCAACACGCGGGCGATGCCAACGCCCTAGTGGCCGTGCGTCGCACCTTCCCCGAAAGGCGTGTGGAGATGGGGCAGGACATCGTCTACTTTCAAGGCGTCACCGGCGAGCAGCTCGCCGACTTCACCCCATCACCTGTCTTCCACGCCAGGCAATGGCTCGAGGGTCTGCACTTCGTGCAATTCCGCCACGTCGCCCTGCGCTGGTTTTACTTCGCCGCCGGGCTCGGCGCCTGCGTGATGATCGGCACCGGCTTTCTGTTCTGGTCGGCATCGCGGCGGGCAACACGCGCCGGCAAGGCCGACCCGGTCAAGGTGCGCGTGGTAGATTCGCTGAGCGTGGGCACCGTAGCCGGGATCATCCTGGCGAGCGCTGCCTATCTGGTCTTCAACCGGCTGCTCGCGATCTTCGGGGGCCCCGAAGGCCACGCCCGCGCCGATTTGGAAGCCCTCGTCTTCTTCATCGTGTGGATAGGCACCTTCGTGCACGCCGCCGTTCGCGGCCGCCCCGCGTGGGGCGAGCAGGCGTGGGTGATCGGCGCCCTCGCCGTTGCTGCGCCCGTGCTGAACTGGCTGACCACCGCAGACAATCCGGTGTCCGCCGCGTTGACCGGCCACTGGGCGATCCTCGCCATGGATCTCGTGCTCATCGCCTTCGGGGCCACCGCCATCGCCACCGCGCGACGCCTCACGCGCCCAGCGGTCTCGACAGGCTCCTCGCGACAGGCACCCGACGCCATACCGGTGCCCGGGGACTCGCCCGGGCTCGCGGCCAAGTAG
- a CDS encoding DUF3325 domain-containing protein — METLLLALASGSCLLSASLLALSQQRNWRAVTAAPYPSAIRSTARPLAYGLMGLALMLCVARDGGSFAALLWPLLLGAAGLAVTLVIAYRPRWLRPLTCPFAQR; from the coding sequence GTGGAAACCTTGCTGCTAGCGTTAGCCAGCGGGAGCTGCCTGCTGTCGGCGTCCCTGCTCGCCCTCAGTCAGCAGCGCAACTGGCGTGCGGTGACCGCGGCGCCGTACCCGAGCGCGATTCGCTCCACCGCCCGGCCCCTGGCGTATGGGCTGATGGGGCTCGCCCTGATGCTGTGCGTGGCTCGCGACGGCGGCAGTTTCGCCGCCCTGCTGTGGCCCCTACTGCTCGGCGCTGCCGGCCTCGCCGTCACACTGGTCATCGCCTATCGTCCACGTTGGCTGCGTCCGCTGACGTGCCCTTTCGCGCAGCGCTGA
- a CDS encoding alpha/beta hydrolase, whose translation MRSPAVLLSFLLLAACADQPEPISENLRCQLGTYRMASGALIDIGLSSADHLRWRTLDGRVGRVALADEAGVWTGTAGWTTQPHPARIHLGECSDALIRVEGISGIDGQGERVAVDAVDIRFQGAGEELAGRLVLPKGDGRVPVVVLVHGSEDYSALDYYFHQRMLPAQGIGVFVYDKRGTGGSTGEYTQDFYLLAGDAAAAHRTALEMAGDRVASSGYFGGSQGGWVAPLAATLSEGDFVIASYGMAEGPLAEDRDEVQLRLREAGYGEEALAKAREVTDITGRLLASDFQDGKEDLVRVRNAYEDEDWFAYIEGGVSWDMVIRPLWQFRIGYFFLSKDTSWEYEPVPALRSIDAPMLWVLAGKDRSAPSAQTRVILTELQGEGRPIDVAFFPDTDHGIVEFTEDEEGERQTIGYAPGYLPLVSDWIRYRRFEAAYEGAELAPRREASDTPSR comes from the coding sequence GTGCGCTCACCCGCCGTACTACTCAGCTTCCTCTTACTCGCTGCCTGCGCTGATCAGCCTGAGCCGATCAGCGAGAATCTTCGCTGTCAGTTGGGCACGTATCGAATGGCGTCCGGTGCGCTCATCGATATCGGTCTGTCCAGCGCCGATCACCTGCGTTGGCGCACCCTCGACGGCCGTGTCGGTCGCGTTGCCTTGGCGGACGAGGCGGGCGTGTGGACGGGCACGGCAGGATGGACGACGCAGCCTCACCCGGCCCGCATCCACCTCGGTGAGTGCAGCGACGCGCTGATCCGTGTCGAGGGCATCTCCGGAATCGATGGTCAGGGTGAGCGAGTGGCGGTCGACGCCGTGGACATCCGCTTCCAGGGCGCTGGCGAAGAGCTTGCCGGCCGCCTAGTACTTCCGAAAGGTGATGGACGCGTACCTGTGGTCGTCCTGGTGCACGGCTCCGAGGACTACAGTGCCCTCGACTACTACTTCCACCAGCGCATGCTGCCCGCCCAGGGCATCGGTGTGTTCGTCTACGACAAGCGTGGCACCGGGGGATCCACCGGTGAGTACACCCAGGACTTTTATCTCCTTGCCGGCGATGCCGCCGCCGCGCACCGCACGGCTCTTGAAATGGCAGGTGATCGGGTGGCGTCGAGCGGCTACTTCGGTGGAAGCCAGGGCGGTTGGGTGGCGCCGCTGGCGGCCACGCTGAGTGAGGGGGATTTCGTGATCGCCAGCTACGGCATGGCGGAAGGACCCCTGGCGGAGGACCGAGACGAAGTGCAGCTTCGCCTGCGTGAGGCGGGTTACGGTGAAGAGGCGCTGGCGAAGGCGCGAGAGGTGACGGACATCACCGGTCGCCTCCTGGCCTCGGACTTCCAGGATGGCAAGGAGGATCTCGTGCGCGTGCGCAACGCCTACGAGGACGAGGACTGGTTTGCCTACATCGAGGGTGGGGTCTCATGGGATATGGTGATCCGACCTCTGTGGCAGTTTCGCATCGGCTACTTCTTTCTCAGCAAGGACACGAGCTGGGAGTACGAGCCCGTGCCCGCGCTGCGCTCGATTGATGCCCCCATGCTCTGGGTGTTGGCAGGGAAAGACCGGTCGGCACCGTCCGCGCAAACGCGCGTGATCCTCACGGAGCTGCAGGGCGAGGGCCGCCCGATCGACGTCGCCTTCTTTCCTGACACGGACCACGGGATCGTCGAGTTCACCGAGGACGAGGAGGGTGAGCGCCAAACGATCGGGTATGCGCCTGGATACCTGCCGTTAGTGAGCGACTGGATCAGGTATCGCCGTTTCGAGGCAGCCTACGAGGGCGCGGAGCTGGCGCCGCGCCGCGAGGCGAGTGATACGCCCTCGCGGTGA
- a CDS encoding prolyl oligopeptidase family serine peptidase: MIVTAITGIALHGLAAAAERAYDLVDVREQIEALHEGLAVPAPGWGFSADGTRVCVGFRVFRSEDGAPSTHADPQALVAGDRPCEFYGAKPGGRQWRVRDGTLVELASTRPASPRTVRKMFPMWGWDRRERLAPNGRYFASLLGPDLALRKVGDANATAITDDGTSPAPYFLGSDIWEASASIFSPTGRYFVGRRHDSTGIVPMRALDPFAHELTEFRYWGRVDQPLPRTTLVVVDADKADVALTVPPPPGDRYRFFIEWAADGERFLVVDVARDLREYVLSEITVADGGVSILHIQRSARAVKWPGGPRTTRYLNGGDEVLWRSDHTGYFHYYLIDREGGAPTRLTTGAFDVGDFIAHDEATDRFYFTAGTAARPLDRQLLRVTQRAEGAHEQRFLTSRHGVHSIKVEIDQDRFLDLHSAFDEPPTLRLRRLRDGAVLSTPFKAAVPAARSTWPSPEPFTIAGSLGPHSVTGMIFRPPDFDPERRYPVIERVYGAPSLLATPLGYYGFGEHGSGSDYTSVIGMLVRAGFVVVTIDGAGTPGRGRAIRQATYGRWPEGQVPEHLSTLQALAVERPWMDLSRLGIAGNSWGGFSALLAGIEAPNAYHAVSASVPQTSFTDHTAFIEFVLGAPAENPQAYARGELSERMDGWQSSLQLIAGTSDVNVPISNTLRLLDALAEQGKPYDLVLFPGTNHAHEGRGDRYAYAIASMVRFFQRELGGVQDRP, encoded by the coding sequence ATGATCGTCACGGCGATCACGGGGATCGCTCTGCACGGATTGGCGGCGGCAGCCGAGCGTGCCTACGATCTCGTCGACGTGCGTGAGCAAATCGAGGCCCTCCACGAGGGCCTCGCCGTCCCCGCGCCAGGCTGGGGATTCAGTGCAGACGGCACCCGCGTGTGCGTCGGGTTCCGTGTCTTTCGCAGTGAGGACGGCGCGCCATCGACGCACGCAGATCCGCAAGCCCTCGTGGCGGGGGATCGTCCCTGCGAGTTCTACGGCGCGAAGCCCGGTGGGCGTCAGTGGCGAGTGCGCGACGGCACCCTCGTCGAGCTGGCGTCGACGCGGCCTGCGTCGCCCAGGACGGTGCGCAAGATGTTCCCCATGTGGGGGTGGGATCGTCGAGAGCGACTGGCGCCGAACGGTCGCTACTTCGCCTCGCTGCTCGGCCCGGACCTCGCCCTGCGCAAGGTGGGGGACGCCAACGCTACCGCTATCACCGACGACGGCACTTCGCCTGCCCCTTATTTCTTGGGCAGCGACATCTGGGAGGCTTCCGCGAGCATCTTCTCGCCTACGGGCCGTTACTTCGTCGGCCGTCGCCACGACAGCACCGGGATAGTCCCGATGCGCGCGCTGGATCCCTTCGCGCACGAGCTCACCGAGTTCCGCTACTGGGGGCGCGTCGATCAACCCCTGCCACGCACCACGCTCGTGGTGGTGGACGCCGACAAGGCCGATGTAGCGCTCACGGTGCCGCCACCGCCAGGCGATCGCTACCGCTTTTTTATCGAGTGGGCCGCCGACGGCGAGCGCTTCCTCGTCGTCGATGTGGCACGCGATCTGCGCGAGTACGTGCTCAGTGAGATCACGGTGGCCGACGGCGGCGTGTCCATCCTGCACATACAGCGCAGCGCGCGCGCCGTGAAGTGGCCCGGTGGCCCGCGAACGACGCGCTACCTCAACGGCGGCGATGAGGTGCTTTGGCGCTCTGATCACACGGGTTACTTCCACTACTACCTGATCGACCGCGAGGGTGGAGCGCCCACACGGCTGACGACGGGAGCGTTCGACGTGGGTGATTTCATCGCCCACGATGAAGCGACGGATCGCTTCTACTTCACCGCCGGCACGGCGGCACGGCCCCTCGATCGACAGCTGCTGCGAGTGACGCAGCGAGCCGAGGGGGCGCATGAGCAACGCTTCCTCACGAGCCGACATGGCGTGCATTCCATCAAAGTGGAGATCGACCAGGATCGCTTCCTCGATCTGCATTCTGCCTTCGACGAACCGCCCACCCTGCGCCTACGACGCTTGCGGGACGGGGCGGTGCTGAGCACTCCCTTCAAGGCGGCCGTCCCCGCGGCACGCAGTACTTGGCCCTCACCGGAGCCGTTCACCATCGCCGGCTCACTGGGGCCGCACAGCGTGACCGGGATGATCTTCCGCCCCCCGGACTTCGATCCCGAGCGTCGCTACCCGGTGATCGAGCGTGTCTACGGCGCGCCTTCCCTGCTGGCGACGCCGCTCGGCTACTACGGATTCGGCGAACACGGGAGTGGGTCTGACTACACGAGCGTCATCGGCATGCTCGTGCGCGCAGGCTTCGTCGTGGTGACCATCGACGGCGCCGGCACGCCTGGGCGAGGCAGGGCGATCCGCCAAGCCACCTACGGGCGCTGGCCCGAGGGGCAGGTGCCGGAGCACCTATCGACCTTGCAAGCACTGGCGGTGGAGCGCCCGTGGATGGACCTGTCACGCCTCGGCATCGCTGGCAACTCCTGGGGTGGCTTCTCGGCGCTGCTCGCCGGCATCGAGGCGCCGAACGCCTATCACGCCGTCTCGGCCAGCGTGCCGCAGACAAGCTTCACGGACCACACTGCCTTCATCGAGTTTGTGCTCGGAGCGCCAGCGGAGAACCCGCAAGCCTACGCGCGGGGGGAACTCAGCGAGCGCATGGACGGGTGGCAGTCGTCACTGCAGCTCATCGCCGGTACGAGTGATGTCAATGTGCCGATCAGCAATACGCTTCGATTGCTGGATGCGCTAGCCGAGCAGGGGAAGCCCTACGATCTGGTGTTGTTCCCGGGCACCAACCATGCGCACGAGGGGCGCGGCGACCGCTACGCCTACGCGATTGCCTCGATGGTGCGGTTCTTCCAACGGGAGTTGGGCGGCGTGCAAGATCGACCGTAG
- a CDS encoding TonB-dependent siderophore receptor — MDLTTSARPSESAATTRRRPQARYSLGRCTALAIAAYASSTLMVVAQESEDGSVDEEIIVTGRFQNSLVNRLPITIEELPYSLDVIDRSFLDERGFVRPLEALQTIPNVVISGDQFSSGGLNFLVRGFDASILVNNRPETSSRGFGRRDNAFVERYEVLKGPASISLGPVLPGGIINTVTKLPELDPFVDVELRGGSFGTIRGMIDANGGALFGSDAVRGRLTMAYEDAQFAADNAARETFAVRPVVEIDFSPRTRSNFSVAYRDLDTVPDLDFPIFQDGSIPEAFENDVFFGPPDNVGGQGEDILVDGEVQHEFLDNLKLTVRGSYQDTNPDYQNSQGLYNYNFDEGLPGIAPSNPVGNFYSSTGSFDEEVTYFDAQLAWSTSIGSAEIDFVFGGTLQETNGLSTFGFDGFNAVVDITDPDFDTVPVPVNTVEPTPFFDFTTELASLYAEVIFRPTPRLTIPVGVRFDDLENTLRDPTSGGDDLAEDDFVQETVEEDDDVSFRIGATYSVTENANVYASFAQSFIPQSGVLRSGNPVGPETAVSYEVGTKTSFLNGRLRLRAAAFNTVRQDVANSDPNNGVGDFFVVAVGEQRHRGFELALNGQIAPGWDIDLSYGYLDAEFTENLDGLEGLRPSVAPDNTFSAYTSYRFQQPNLSGLQIGGGVRFLDDRPGSTGSGLTYDGYTLVDFFASYRFNERYRLQVNVNNLLDESYLESVGNSGRPNGGFNFGEPLVVLGTLNMTFGGR, encoded by the coding sequence ATGGACCTGACGACCTCCGCGCGCCCCTCCGAATCCGCTGCCACGACCAGACGCCGCCCGCAAGCGCGCTACTCCCTCGGCCGATGCACGGCCCTTGCGATTGCCGCGTACGCCAGTTCCACCCTGATGGTGGTCGCTCAGGAAAGCGAGGACGGCTCGGTCGATGAGGAGATCATCGTCACCGGGCGCTTCCAGAACTCCCTGGTCAACCGCTTGCCGATCACCATCGAGGAGCTGCCGTATTCGCTGGACGTGATCGATCGCAGCTTCCTCGACGAGCGAGGCTTCGTGCGTCCTCTGGAGGCCCTGCAGACGATCCCCAACGTGGTGATCAGCGGCGACCAGTTCAGCTCGGGTGGCCTGAACTTCCTGGTCCGCGGCTTCGATGCCTCGATCCTCGTGAACAACCGTCCTGAGACGAGCAGCCGTGGCTTCGGTCGCCGCGACAACGCCTTCGTCGAGCGCTACGAAGTGTTGAAGGGGCCCGCGTCGATCAGCCTCGGACCGGTGCTGCCCGGCGGCATCATCAACACGGTGACCAAGCTGCCCGAACTCGATCCTTTCGTCGACGTCGAGCTGCGCGGCGGCAGCTTCGGCACGATCCGCGGGATGATCGATGCGAACGGGGGCGCGCTGTTCGGCTCGGACGCCGTGCGTGGGCGCCTCACCATGGCCTACGAAGATGCGCAGTTCGCCGCCGACAACGCCGCCCGTGAGACCTTCGCCGTGCGCCCGGTGGTGGAGATCGACTTCTCGCCGCGCACGCGCTCCAACTTCAGCGTGGCCTACCGCGATCTGGACACGGTGCCGGATCTGGACTTCCCCATCTTCCAGGACGGCTCGATACCCGAGGCCTTCGAGAACGACGTGTTCTTCGGTCCGCCGGACAACGTGGGCGGGCAGGGCGAAGACATCCTGGTCGACGGTGAGGTGCAGCACGAGTTCCTGGACAACTTGAAGCTCACCGTGCGCGGTAGTTACCAGGACACGAATCCCGATTATCAGAACTCCCAGGGCCTCTACAACTACAACTTCGACGAAGGGCTGCCCGGCATAGCCCCGAGCAACCCGGTTGGCAACTTCTACTCCTCGACCGGCTCCTTCGATGAGGAAGTCACCTACTTCGATGCACAGCTCGCCTGGTCCACATCGATCGGCAGCGCCGAGATCGACTTCGTGTTCGGCGGCACGCTGCAGGAGACCAACGGACTCTCCACCTTCGGCTTTGACGGCTTCAACGCCGTCGTCGACATCACCGACCCCGACTTCGACACCGTGCCCGTGCCGGTGAACACGGTAGAGCCGACGCCGTTCTTCGACTTCACCACGGAGCTGGCGTCCTTGTACGCGGAAGTGATCTTCCGTCCCACGCCACGCCTGACGATCCCTGTAGGCGTGCGCTTCGACGACCTCGAGAACACCCTGCGCGACCCGACGTCCGGCGGCGACGATCTGGCTGAGGACGACTTCGTCCAAGAGACGGTCGAGGAAGACGACGACGTCTCGTTCCGCATCGGCGCCACCTACTCGGTGACGGAGAACGCCAACGTCTACGCGAGCTTCGCCCAGTCCTTCATCCCCCAGAGCGGGGTCTTGCGCTCGGGTAACCCGGTAGGGCCGGAGACGGCCGTCAGCTACGAGGTCGGCACCAAGACGAGCTTCCTGAACGGGCGTCTGCGCCTGCGCGCCGCCGCCTTCAACACCGTGCGCCAGGACGTCGCCAACAGCGATCCGAACAACGGCGTCGGCGATTTCTTCGTGGTGGCCGTGGGCGAGCAGCGTCATCGGGGCTTCGAACTCGCGCTGAATGGCCAGATCGCGCCCGGCTGGGACATCGATCTGAGCTACGGCTACCTGGATGCGGAGTTCACCGAGAATCTCGACGGGCTGGAGGGCCTTCGCCCCAGCGTGGCGCCGGACAACACCTTCAGCGCGTATACGTCGTACCGGTTCCAGCAGCCGAACCTCAGCGGACTGCAGATCGGCGGCGGCGTGCGCTTCCTGGATGATCGCCCGGGCTCCACCGGCAGCGGCCTGACCTACGACGGCTACACCTTGGTCGACTTCTTCGCCTCCTATCGCTTCAACGAGCGTTACCGGCTGCAGGTGAACGTGAACAACCTGCTGGACGAGTCGTACCTCGAGTCCGTGGGCAACAGCGGCCGGCCCAACGGCGGCTTCAACTTCGGCGAGCCGCTGGTGGTGCTCGGTACCCTCAACATGACCTTCGGCGGGCGCTAG